In the Ricinus communis isolate WT05 ecotype wild-type chromosome 3, ASM1957865v1, whole genome shotgun sequence genome, TTCAGACAtttcaagaaaacaaaataattgtcAGCTTGGCAAACCAATTCTACGTGTATGCAGGCATGTATATGTTATGATGTGCGTTTGACAGTTACTATGTTCCAACAaccctttttgtttttgtccTTGATTCATTACCGAAGAAAATTCTTGCCATGccaaaatctgaaattttGGGATTCATATGACTATCCAACAGTATGTTGCTAGATTTCAGGTCCCTATGTACTGTTCTTAATCTTGAATACTTGTGAAGATAAAGAAGTCCTTGTGCTATCCCTTCAATGATGTGTTTGCACTGTCTCCAATCTATAAGTCTTCGCTTGACAGGATCTGCTGCATGTAAAGATTGTAACTTCaatcaaatgaaatgaatCAATGAATTAGTCAATGAAACAGACATGTAATTGACATATCCTTTTACGAACAAAAAATGAAGGAATCCAAGCTTTTGTTGGGCATGTATTCGTAGATTAATATCTTCTCTTCTTGTTCAATGCAGAAACCTAAAAGCTTGACAAGATTTATGTGCTGAAGCTTAGAAATTAATTGCACTTCAGTTTTGAACTCCTTTATCCCTTGTACTGAGCTTGTGGAAAGTCTTTTCACTGCAATTTCCTGCCCTGTTAAGTTTCCCTGCAATAGTATActtttattaagaattaatccAGAAATAGAATTTGATGAATATACAATTTCAAGGAAGCAATGAAATCATTCATATACTTCGATTTATAGTTTGCAGTGTATCATGTAAACAGGTCCAAAGCCTTCCTCTCCAATCTTATTTGCAgcagaaaaattatttgtggCTCTTGCTATACAAGAAAAGCTGAGTAACAGAAATTCCTGACACGACCGAGCATCATCAGTACTTGGTGCATGAGAACTTGACCAAAATGCTAATGTTAACAATCCTGTTGTGTCTTTAATGGTGCCATAATTCCCATTAGCTCctggaaaataaattattaattcaacTCGAGCATTCTATTGCTCAAGTATAGGAAGCACATTGGCCAATGAGCTTGGAAAGAATATCTTTGACCCTTCTGCATTTTGTTCGTCCAAAGCAATATAAGGCAACCCAACTTATTAATATCATCAAACAGATTAGTGGAACTACGATTACCCACCAAAGCCTCCTCATTCTTGGGTTACCTGGGGACAGAAGAAAACATTctcaatttgaattttaattgctATATGTTTTGGCATTTATTGAGAGGTCCATGATATGCCACGGTTCTTCAATTGAGAATGTTTTCTTCTGATATGGGTTGTGGAAGCAAAAATAATCAACTCAGTTAGAGACATTTACTACTTGCCAGAATCTGAAGCAGTATCCCAGCGAACATGGATAGAGTTAATCCTTTCCCTATGATGTTTAGAAGATCTGTTCTCTCTCCATAATACAGTTCACATCCAGCTCCATCATCTTCTGAAGAGCAAATGCTGTGCATGAAACAATTACCGCTGCACATTATCTCACAATCCCTAAGACTCAAATCGTTAGATGACCTGCTCATGATCATTGATATAGGCATTGAACCTTTAATTGCTGCAAAAGTATGTCCATCCTTGCAGTCTAATGGCAACTTAATGAAGCAACCCATAGGATTAAATACTGATATACCATCACATAATGAGTGGTTCACGATTGCTATCCCTTCTTCTATCATCATGTACTCATGATTTCCCCATTTGAAGTCAACACAAACCATGAAGACCTAGTGTTTCCTTTGTTATCGAAAGTAAGGTAAAGGTTCTTTTCATTTGATACAAAGCTGAAATTGTATTTATCTGAATTACTTTCAAACATGAATCTGAATCTGTGGCCATCCCAGAATCCAATCTCTCAGTACTCACTTCTGTTCCACAAATTGAACTGTGACTTATTTTCAGGATTTAAGCCAAGAGCCAATGGACCAGTAGTTGGCACAGATGAGCTTAACCATGATAGGAGAAACCTTTTCTCTCGGTTGATCTGTATCCATGTCAAACCACCCTAATTTCATTCAGGCAAAAATGTATCAGTTGGATAGTGGAAACTCTGCCAGACGACCACTTTTCCCTGCATCAGGATTAGGTTTCCAGAATCAAGCAGTGTTGCACTAGTATTATTACTCGTTGCCAACGAACCACAGTTCACTATAATGGGTTGCAGCCTAGCATCTGATATCACCAAGTTTCCATCCTGTCTAATTGTAAGAACTCCAGAAGAAGCTATCAGGGGAATGTCTTGATTCGCAACCCAAACAgccttttttgttttgtcttttttgaaCCAAATTCCTAAGTATTGATTGCGCATCTCTCTAGAAGCAAAGAAGCCTAGTTCAAACACCCCACCTGCAGAGACTAATGTTTCATTGTTGTACAAGTTCTCTCCTGGTTTAAGGGTGTCTGAAGCATGAG is a window encoding:
- the LOC8275842 gene encoding cysteine-rich receptor-like protein kinase 15, with the protein product MPNKSLDSFIFSDPVKRRLIDWRQCKHIIEGIAQGLLYLHKYSRLRTVHRDLKSSNILLDSHMNPKISDFGMARIFFVVICPLNMGCMAFSLQNLMYTLIEIVSGRRNIPFYATDNSSTLLGHAWELWKAEDA